The following nucleotide sequence is from Chryseobacterium sp. CY350.
TTCCTTCAGCATCTTTATTAATGTTGTTGAATGCACTATTTCCAAAGCTAAAATTTTCTGCTAAATGCGAAAAATCTACAAATATAAAACCTGCAGCAATCAATCCCAATAAAGCTACTATTTTTGAACCTGTAAATAAATTCTGAAGGATTTTTCCGCTTTCTACACCTCTTGTATTGATGTACGTGAGCAAAAGTATTATGGCAATTGCTAAAATCTGAATCCACGTGATTTGAAATTCACCACTCCGAAAAATAGGAGCCGCGTCATTTAATGAAGGAACGAGATACGCCGTAAATTTCCCGAAAGCCATCGCCACGGCAGCAATTGTTCCTGTTTGAATTACTGTAAACAATCCCCAACCGTATAGAAAACCCATTTTTTTGCCGAAAATTTCTGTAAGGTAAGTGTATTGTCCGCCTGCTTTTGGGAACAGTGCAGAAAGTTCGCCATAGCTTATTGCTGCGGCAACTGTCATGATTCCTGTGATTATCCAGACAACGATCATCCAGTATCCTGAGCCGAGATTCCGCATCATATCTGCGCTTACGATAAAGATTCCGCTGCCAATCATGGATCCCATTACGAGCATTGTTGCGTCCCAGAGTTTTAGTTTTTTCTGCATAATTAATTACTACCCTCAAATATAGATAAATCTTCAATTAATTTTGATTTTGTTTTAAATTCATAAACAAACTGATTTTATTCCGCTATATAATCAATATTAATTCAGATTTTATTATTAATTTTGGGGAAAATATTAAAAATGAAATTAAAATCCATATTATTTTTAGTTGCAATCAGTGCTTCTTCTTTGGCATTCTCTCAGGAACAGAAAAAATCTGGCCCGCCTGCCGGAAATGCAATCGTAGGTGATACTTACGGATCTGTAGTTACTTCACCGGAATCGAAAGCAATGACTGTTGATAAATTGGCCAAAAAGCTAAAAAAAGACAGCAAAAAAGTTGAGAATGTTGCGATCAAAGGAAAAGTGGTAGACGTTTGTGATAAAAAAGGTTGTTGGCTGACGATTCAGACGGAAGATGACACACAGTTTTTCGTAAAAATGAAGGATTATGGGTTTTTCGTACCAACTGCTTTGAAGGGTAAAAATGTAGTTTTAGAAGGTAACGCAGAAAGAAAAGTAACTTCTATCGACGAACAAAAGCACTATGCTGAAGATGCTAAAAAGCCTCAAGCCGAAATCGACGCGATCACAAAACCAAAAGAAGAAATCAGATTTGTTGCCAACGGAATTAAAGTTGTTAACTAAATTAAGATAAATTTTAAAGAAAAGCGGAACAGTTTATTTGTTCCGCTTTTTTTTATTCTTCAATTTTAAAACTGACTTCCGCATCCAATTTGGGATATTTTGTATCGCTTACAAATCTTTTTCCTGTACAATCGATCTCCAGCCAACCTTTTCTTTTAGTGACATCTCCAACTTCCATCACAAAAGGAATAAATGAAATTTCTTCTTTTCCTTCCTCCAAAATTTCTTTAAACTGAACGGCAATATCAAGAATGCATTCGTGCTCAGTATTCAATTTCACATTTCTGTAGATAATATCGTAATGTGTTTCCAGATTTTCCGGTATTTCAAGATACTTTTCCCATCCTGTAGTTTCAGATTTTAATTCGCTGATGGCTTTTAATGCGTAATAAAGAGCAATCGTATAATATTTTCTCGTTCCTTTACGTGTATAGTCATCTATAAAATGTCCTCCTTCGAAAAGAATCGTCGGCATTCCTGCCTTGATGAAATTATCACCTGTAGAAGTGGGATAGAACTCATCGGTATATCTTCCGATCTGATTAGGAATCAATTCTTTTAAATGGTCGTAAATCTGACCGATTACTGCCATACATTTCTTTCTATTTTCCGTAACCGATCTTTCTTCATTTTCTGAAGGAGCTAAAAACGAGAGTGTCGCAGGATGAACACCGTCTGTTGTGAAAATCGTGCGTTGCTCGTGGAGATTAAGAGCGTAATCATATTTTTTATCAAAAGCCAGACTTTTCAGAATTTTAATTTCTGTACTTGCTTCATTATGGAAATCACGGTTCAGATCAATTTCCTCAGCAGTAAGTCTCGTCCATCTTTCAGAACCGTCAGGATTTAGCATAAAGATAAAATCTAAACTTATCCGACTGAAAAGTTCATCCTTCAATTCATGAGCTTTATCCAATGTCACTAAAAGATCAAGCATTGCATGAGTTGCGTTCGATTCGTTTCCATGCATTTGAGACCACGCCAAAACTTTTGTTTTTCCAGTTCCAAGAGTCAATTTATAAATTGGCTTACCTAAGAAAGATCTACCTATCTCCACAATAGACTCGCTGAGATTGGCATGTAGGTAAGAATATAATTTTTCAGGAGAAATGTAGCGATTTAGGAAATCGGGATTTTGGATATACAAATGTTCAAAATTCATTTAACTCAATTTACAAGAGTCAAAATTAATGATTTTTGACAACAAATTAAAATTTACATTTGTAATAATGCTAAACAATGATAATTGCCAAAAAGTCTGTTAGTTAAATTGTGGATTGCGAAAAATTTAAATATACTACTTTAAAAAACTTTTAATCAACCATTTACATTATTTATATCAAGTAAAATTTTATAATTACTTTAAGTGTAGATTATCGTATATAACTGGAAATGAGTGTTATTTTGCTAAACATTCTAATTGTGGATTAACCATAAAATCAGGTAAATTACACAAATGTAAATTGGTGTAATTTTTCAATATTTCATCTACTTAAACACCTAAAATGTGCTTTACCGGTCTGATGTAATTGTTTTGATTAGTATTGAAAGAATGGTATAAAATCTTAGTCTAAATATTTTGTTAAAATTGCTATGGATTGCGGTTTCCTGGAAAATATTTAACCAAGAGAACTTTCAATATACGTATTTAACTGATATAACCAGGTAGATAGACTCTCTCCCACTCTATACAGATATAGGTGGCGATTTACTTCTGAAAGATATATTAAGTCTTTTTAAACTGTAAAATCGCCAAAATTTTTACTTAGAATAATTTGTTAACAATCTTATCTCGAGGTTTACTTTAAGTCTAAAGACGAAGGATACGAGTTCAAATTGTTTGCGACAGTAATTTGGAGTTATCAACAAATAATACTTAAGCAGTTGATCTACAGTCAGTTTTACAGTTTACTTTTGTATATTCATTTTCGTTTTGTTTATTTACATTTGTATTTTGCAATTGTAAACATTATTTTTACATTTGTAACAATATTTAAAAGCTTATTTTATGAGTTTAAATGAAAGAATTTCAAAGGTTATCGAGTATTCACAATTAAGTTCTTCAGAATTTGCAGATGAAATTGATGTGCAAAGATCATCGATTTCGCACATTACTTCGGGACGGAATAAACCTTCCCTCGAATTTATTATAAAGATAAAATCAAGATTTCCTGAAATTTTGTGGGATTGGTTGGTGAATGGCGAAGGTGAAATGTTAAAATCTGATTTGCCGGAAACAGATACTATAAATGCTGAAGAAAATTCAGAGGAGAAAACAAAACCAACATCACTTCCCGATTTATTCACAATGATGAATGATGATGGAGATTTTGGAAGCGATGAAAAAAATATAGAAGAAATTCCGGTGTTGCGAGAATCTGTTATTTCGAATCAGAGTAAAGCTGAAGAAAAAATATCCGATTCTCAGCGATTAGCAAAATCAAATGAAGAAATTATCAGTCAAGTTATTGAAAACCAAACAAATAAAATAAAACGAATCGTATTGTTCTACGAAAACGGAAAATTTGAAAGTTTTGAACCATAAAATAAAAAATCTGACCATTTCTGATCAGACTTTAATTTATTTTAAAAAAATTATTTTCTTCGTCTATCAAGTTCTTTTTTGATCAAACCTAATTCTCTTCCGGTTTGTCCGGCCACAGAAGTATTTTCTCTTGCTCTTCTCGTTAGATACGGCACAACATCTTTTACGGGTCCGTATGGTAGATATTTAGCTACATTATATCCTTTATCCGACAAATAAAAACTAATGTTATCGCTCATCCCATAAAGCTGTCCAAAGTAGATGTGAGGATTATCATTTTCCAAACCTTTCGCTTTCATCTTGTCCATGACCAACTCAGATGAAACTTCATTATGGGTTCCGAAGAACGCAGAAACTTTATCCAGATGATTCAATACGAAATCAATTCCTGCATTATAATTTTTATCTGAAGCGTCTTTATTTGGCTGAATAGGATCAGCGTAGCCTTTTTCTGTAGCTCTGGCTCTTTCTTTTTCCATGTAAGCACCTCGAACGATCTTGTAACCGATAAAATAGTTGCGTTCTCTTGCTTTCAGAAGGTTTTCTTCCATGTATTCAAGACGGTGAGTTCTGTACATCTGAATGGTATTCCATACTATTGGTTTTTCCTGGTTGTACTTTTCCATCATCTTTTCGCAAAGACTGTCTGCAGCGTCCTGCATCCAGGATTCTTCGGCGTCAATCATCACTTTTTTATCATGCTCATGACAAAGTTTACAGACTTCATCAAATCTTTTCACGACTCTCGCCCATTCTTCTTGTTGGCTTGAGGTAAGTTCTGCATTTTTCCCGACAGCTTCGTATAAATCGATTCTTCCGAAAGCGGTAGGCTTAAATACAATAAAGGGAATTGCAGGATTTCCTACTGAAAATTTAATGATATCTTTAATTTCCTGACAGACAGCATCAAAAGTCTCTTCATCTTCTTTTCCTTCTATCGAGTAATCGAAAATACTTCCTACACCTCTTTTGAAAAGCTGCTTCACCGCTTTCATGCTTTCTTCACGGGTTTCACCACCAACAAACTGCTCAAAAAGAGTGCTTTTTACAATTCCGTTGACGAACGGGAAGTTATTGTGAACTGTGAAATTAAGCAGAGAAGTTCCGATATTAGTCAAAGCAGGCTGTTCAATCATTTTAAACATCCAGTACGCTTTTCTTAACTGTGCATCTGTTTTATCAGCAAACGCAACTTTGGTATCGTTAAAAATGGGCATTCTTTATTAGATTTAGATTTTGGCAAATGTAAGAATAACCGTCGCGTTATTAAAATATATTTTCTACAATTTACCTTCGATTCCGTTGAGCAACATTGCAATAATGCCGACAAAAACCCAAAACCGTAATGTGTTGATTGTGAAAAACTTACTCTTTTTAGAATAATTTAAAATAAAATAAATACATAAAATCATCACAAACAATCCTGCAGAAAAGTAGTAAGACATGAATCCTGAAATCCCCGTTTTTGCAATCAGCTTCATGGAAACTGCCATTGTAAGAATAATCAGAAAAATAATGACTAATTTTGCCGTTTTATCTTTGAAGGAATTTGGAATTGTTTTGTATCCAAAAATTTTATCTGCGCTTTTCGTAAGTGTATCTTTTACAATATCTATACATAGGAGCATGAGAAATAAAAAAATGGCCATCAAGAGAACTTTTTTAGAGAAAGTTTCATAATAAACCATCATTCCGAAGAAAGGATATAATGTAAGACTTACAAACGTAAGATTATTTAAAATTAAAACCCGACTCAATTTATGACTGTAAAACCACATAAAGAACTGGTAAACAATGAAAAAGATTAAAACTCTGTAAGAAATAAAACTCGCAACACCCAAAGAAATTACCGTAAGAGCAAGATAAGCATAAAGGAAATATTTCTGTTTCAAAAAGCTCTGGATCCGTGTTCTGAAAGGTTTAACAACAAAGTCTTTTTCAAAATCATAAAACTGGTTGATAATTCCTCCGGCAAGTATTGAGAGAACTGTACAGAAAATTATACCATGAACTTTAAAATCGAAAACAAATTTTCGGAAAGTTTCGTCCTGATTAAAGAGGAAAAATGTAGAAACATATAAGGCAAAAGTGAGCAAAAGTGCCACAAAAAATCTTGCGCCTATCAAAAAACCGACAAATTGTGAGAGTCTGTAATATAAAGATTTGGAAACAAAATTCTTTTCCTGGAAACTTTCTTTTTCAGAATTCATTTCTGAAATATTAAAACCTATAGATCACTTCTTTATGAAAACCATCGAGCATTTTTTCGGCTTTTTCGTAATCTTTAGTAAAACCTAAGATATATCCGCCACCGCCGCTTCCGCAGAGTTTAAGATAATAAGCATTAGAATCAAGACCTTTTTTCCAAATGTTAAAAATACTTTCAGGAATCATAGGACGGAAATGTTCGTATGCCCAATGGGAAAGCTTTTTCAGATTTCTAAAGAAAGGATTCATATCTTTTTTCAGGAAAGAATCAATGCAGGCATTGTTGTATCGAATAAATTCTTCTTTCAAAGTCTTACGGAAACCTTCGGTCTTCATTTTTTCAAAGAAAATCTGAATCATCGGTCCGGTTTCTCCTGTAATTCCAGAATCGATAAGGAAAATTGCTCCTTTTCCTTCTTCACCTTTTGGCATGGCAACTTTACCTAGATTTTCTTTGTTTTCGATAAGAATAGGAAGATTCATGTAGCAAATTAAAGGATCCATTCCTGAACTTTTACCATGAAAATAGCTTTCCATTTCACCAAAAATAGCTTTGATATTTTTCAGATCGTTTCTGGAAATATTTTCAGGATCATGTTTTGTGAAACAGTATTTTTCGAAAATAGCTGCTACCAATGCTCCGGAACTTCCCACTCCATATCCTTGTGGAATGTTTGAATCAAAGAAAAGTCCTTTAGAAATATCTTCTTTAAATCTTGAAACGTCTAAAGAAAAGTTTTCCGGTAAATTTAAATTAACTAGGAAATCTGAATATTTCTGCAAATGTTGATTAGATTTTTTCTCAAATTCAGATTCAGAATCAGAGAATTTCAATGTGCCTTTATAGAAACTGTAAGGAACTACAAGACCCTGAGAATCTTCTATCATTCCATATTCTCCGAAAAGAATAATTTTAGCGTAAAATAAAGGGTTTGTCATTGATAATAAATCTTTTTGCAAAGTTAATGCATTCTGCTCAATATTAACAAATTTTAAGCCATTTACAAGGTGTCTCTGTTTTTAATCATGTTTACTTTCAGAAAACGTATCAATACCAATCCTGCAGCGAAGAAAACAGTCATAGAAAGAGCAGCATAACGCATATTATTAAACTGATCAATAAGTGTTGCGAAGATGAATGTACCTACAATGATCGCCAATTTTTCCAGTACATCATAGAAACTGAAGTAGGTTGTGTTCTCCATAGAATTTTCCGGAAGAAGTTTTGAGTATGTAGATCTCGACATCGCCTGAAGACCGCCCATTACCAAACCTACAACTGCAGCTACACCATAAAACTGATACTCTACATTAGGATTTTCTTTATTCAGAAAATAAGCCCAGATACAGGCAACGATCCATAATACGATTGCAATTGAAATAACGTTTTTATTCCCTATTTTTCTTGAAAGTCTTGAGAATAAAATAGCTCCGATAATCGCTTCTATCTGGATGATTAATAGTGTGCCGATCAGCTTATCCTGTGCAAGGTTGATTTCGCTTTTTCCAAATAATGTTGCCATCAGGAATATAGTCTGCATGCCTACACTGTAAAAGAAAAAACTTGACAAGAAATATTTTAGATTTTTATCTTTAAACAATTCATTCCCCACTTTGAAAAGTTCGTTGAAGCTTTCCTTGGCAACGTCTTTATAGAAGCTTATATTGTCTTTCAGAACTCCAAAGAAACCACCTTGCTCTTCGTGTCTTTTAAAGATATTTTTATAATTTAATAAAACAAGATCTTTCGGAAGCTTTTCTTTAACGTCCCCAAACTGAGGCAAATGTTTGAAAGTATATTGTGAGAAACCGAACCACCAAGCTCCGGTTAAGAGAAAAGTAATTCTTGTAAAAATCAGTTTCTGCTCTTCTCCTTTTGCTAAAAACATAATTAAAACCAGACAAAGAACCACCAAAACTACAGAACCTATATATCCATAAACATATCCTTTTGCAGAAAGCGCATCCTGTTTGTCTCTCGTCGCAATATCCGGAAGAAATGAATTATAAAATACGAGACTTCCCCAGAAACCGACACTGGCGGTAATGCTGAAAAGCAGTCCCAGAAAAACATTGTGCATACCGGTAAACATTGCCAATCCCATACAAGAGGTAGCACCAAGGTAACAGAAAAACTGTAAAAAAGATTTCTTATTCCCTATCGTATCTGCTAACGACGATAAAAATGGTGATAGCAACACGACGATGAAAAATGATATTGTGAGCGAATATCCGTAGACCGCATCCGGCTGATATTCTTTTCCGAAAATTCTGATGAGATGCCTTACGGGTACATCAATATATTTCCCGGTTGCCGCAACATATTCTTTCTGCTCAAATTTTGTAGTGATGATAGAATAATAGATGGGAAATATGGTAGACGTGATTACCAGAGAATACACCGAGTTTGCCCAGTCGTACACTGCCCAGGCTTTCATGATCTTCGGATTGTTCTTGATATTATTTGTGGTTTGAATTTCTGTTTCAGACATTTTCAATCGAATTAGTTGCACAAAAATAGAAAAACCGCTGAATGTTCGGTCGTTTTTTGTTTTTTATTTTTACTATTTAGCTAAGAATTAATAATGAGAATTATTTTTCATTCCAAATTTTCATTTTACAACAGGTCTGGTTATAAGATAAATCGGCCACAGTTTCGGGTTTTCTCCGTCGGAACTTCCGACGAGCATTCCTAATTCGGGTTTGCCCTGTCGGAAGTTCCGAAAGCTTCCCCTGGTTTTGGTTCTCTCCGTCGGAACTTCCGACAGCCTTTCCTAAAGTGGATTCATGTCGTCGGAAGTTCCGACGGCGTCCCCGGAAGTGGATTCGGGTCGTCGGAACTTCCGACGGTCTTATCCTTTTTGGGTTTCGATTGTCGGGACTTCCGCTGGAGGGTATTTTTATCGACCTCCAAATTTTTATTTAATATTATAAAGTTTATTGAGAGATTAGTACGTGATAAATTGATTAAAACCTTCTTTATAGAGATAGCATCATTTTTTTAGATTTGATTTAAACAAAAAAAAGCCAAAAACACGGATGCTTTTGGCTTTTAAATTTATTGTAAGTGGTTCTATTTATTTAAAAAATCTTTAAATCTACGATTCGTCACAAGTTTAAAAATAATTAACAGAATTCCTAAACATTGGATAACAGTACCTATCGTCAAGCAAATATTACCATTAATGGCCCTAAGTGAAATATGGGTAATTTTCAGCCAGGCTCCGAATAAATTGATTAAGAAACCTGCTAAAAAAATCATGATGGCATATTTTGCTTTCATACGATCTTACATATTTTCGATAACAATAGCCGAAGCTCCACCACCACCGTTACAGATAGCTGCAGCACCGTATTTACCGTTATTTTGCTTCAAAACGTTAATCAAAGTAACAATAATTCTAGAACCTGAACTTCCCAGCGGATGTCCCAAAGCTACCGCTCCACCATTTACGTTTACTTTAGCAGCATCCAATCCTAAGATTTTATTGTTTGCCAAACCAACGACAGAAAACGCTTCATTAAACTCGAAGAAATCAATATCAGTAAGTTCTAATCCCGCCTTTTTAAGAGCAATCGGTAGAGCTTTTGAAGGTGCCGTTGTAAAGTTTTCCGGCTCCTGAGCAGCATCAGCATAAGATATTATCTTTGCTAAAGGTTTCAACCCTAATTCTTCCATTTTCTCTTTAGAAACCAGAATTAAAGCAGAAGCACCGTCATTTAAAGTTGATGCATTGGCTGCAGTAACGGTTCCGTCTTCTTTTTTGAAAACTGTAGGAAGTGTAGGAAGTCTGTCAAAATTAACAGCTTTGTACTCTTCGTCTTCAGCAAATATAATTGGGTCTCCTTTTCTCTGAGGAATTGATACAGGAACTACTTCTTCAGCGAATTTCCCTTCGCTCCATGCATTTGCAGATCTTTTGTAAGATTGTGTTGCAAAATTATCCTGATCTTCTCTTGAAAAACCATAGTCTGCCGCACACTTTTCTGCGCAAACTCCCATGTGAACTTTATTGTAAACGTCTGTAAGACCGTCTAAAACCATTCCGTCCTGCATTTTTACATCACCTAATTTGGTAGCGTTTCTTGCATTATAATAATGAGGAACTGCAGACATATTTTCCATACCTCCTGCAACGATAACGTCTGCATCACCCGCTTTGATCGCCTGTGCAGCCATTGTCACCGCTTTCATTCCTGAAGCGCAAACTTTATTGATTGTAGTAGACGGAGTTTCATTTGAAAGTCCCGCGCCTAATGCCACCTGACGTGCCGGAGCCTGCCCTTCACCAGCCTGTAAAACGTTACCCATATAAATTTCCTGAACGTTTTTAGGATCAAGATTAATTTTGTCTAAGGCTCCTTTTACTGCCGTTGCTCCCAATTTTGTAGCAGGAACTGTAGATAAGCTTCCCATAAAACTCCCGATCGGTGTTCTTACTGCGGAAACAATGAATACTTCTTTCATTTTATATATTTATTTAATTTTTAATTACTCTATTTTTTCGAGGACAATTTCCTCCTTTTTATTATAGTTTATAGTTTCTATTTTGATAAACTGATGATCTGTTTCCAGAACTTTATAGGTAACGACGTCACCAATTCTCATAGGATATTTCCCGTCTGTTTTTGCAGTGACTGTTGCTTTGTACATGCAATTATCAAGAAAGTCAATTTTATATTTGATATAATCTTTATTGTTGTTAAAATATTCTCTCTGCGAATCTTTTTTAATCACAATGTTCCACTTTTTGGCAGATTCACCTTCTTTTATGAATTTTCCTTCTTTTATAAGATTACATTTTGTGGGCGAATCGGGTAACAAAAAATGTTCCTGAGCTTTCATTTTAGAAGAACAAAAAATAAAGATTAGTATTAGAAATGCCGCTTTCATATTTTTTTCTTCGTTGCAAATAACATAATTGCTGCTCCCAAAAATTCAATTGCCCAACCCCATTTTAGCTTCACCGTTGCGGCTAAAGTTTCTGTCCATGATTTGAATGGCAGAAAACTGAAATAACTGAAAGCCTGATATTTTGTAGCGAAAATGGTGAACAGAAATAATAGAATCAATAATACAGCAAATGTTTTAACGATTTTCGGACTGTTGTTCAAAATTCCGAATAAGGCGATCCCCGAGAAAAGCCAGCACGCGACTGCTAAATAATGATCTACTTGCCAGTAATTCCAGTTACCGATGATAGGAACATGAACAAGTGGCAGGAAACTTCCTACAACCACCAAAATCAATCCGACTAACTGTATATTTTTCATGTTTTTATCTCGTTCTTAGAATGCCAAAATACAAAAAAAAACACACTTATTCAAGGTGTGTTTTAAAATTAAATAATTGAAGATTAGCAAATACTATTAATAAATTATTTAATGAAGAATTAATTATAATTTAATGAAAATTAATTTTTTATAA
It contains:
- a CDS encoding MFS transporter, whose protein sequence is MSETEIQTTNNIKNNPKIMKAWAVYDWANSVYSLVITSTIFPIYYSIITTKFEQKEYVAATGKYIDVPVRHLIRIFGKEYQPDAVYGYSLTISFFIVVLLSPFLSSLADTIGNKKSFLQFFCYLGATSCMGLAMFTGMHNVFLGLLFSITASVGFWGSLVFYNSFLPDIATRDKQDALSAKGYVYGYIGSVVLVVLCLVLIMFLAKGEEQKLIFTRITFLLTGAWWFGFSQYTFKHLPQFGDVKEKLPKDLVLLNYKNIFKRHEEQGGFFGVLKDNISFYKDVAKESFNELFKVGNELFKDKNLKYFLSSFFFYSVGMQTIFLMATLFGKSEINLAQDKLIGTLLIIQIEAIIGAILFSRLSRKIGNKNVISIAIVLWIVACIWAYFLNKENPNVEYQFYGVAAVVGLVMGGLQAMSRSTYSKLLPENSMENTTYFSFYDVLEKLAIIVGTFIFATLIDQFNNMRYAALSMTVFFAAGLVLIRFLKVNMIKNRDTL
- a CDS encoding helix-turn-helix transcriptional regulator → MSLNERISKVIEYSQLSSSEFADEIDVQRSSISHITSGRNKPSLEFIIKIKSRFPEILWDWLVNGEGEMLKSDLPETDTINAEENSEEKTKPTSLPDLFTMMNDDGDFGSDEKNIEEIPVLRESVISNQSKAEEKISDSQRLAKSNEEIISQVIENQTNKIKRIVLFYENGKFESFEP
- a CDS encoding proline dehydrogenase family protein — translated: MPIFNDTKVAFADKTDAQLRKAYWMFKMIEQPALTNIGTSLLNFTVHNNFPFVNGIVKSTLFEQFVGGETREESMKAVKQLFKRGVGSIFDYSIEGKEDEETFDAVCQEIKDIIKFSVGNPAIPFIVFKPTAFGRIDLYEAVGKNAELTSSQQEEWARVVKRFDEVCKLCHEHDKKVMIDAEESWMQDAADSLCEKMMEKYNQEKPIVWNTIQMYRTHRLEYMEENLLKARERNYFIGYKIVRGAYMEKERARATEKGYADPIQPNKDASDKNYNAGIDFVLNHLDKVSAFFGTHNEVSSELVMDKMKAKGLENDNPHIYFGQLYGMSDNISFYLSDKGYNVAKYLPYGPVKDVVPYLTRRARENTSVAGQTGRELGLIKKELDRRRK
- a CDS encoding M14 family zinc carboxypeptidase codes for the protein MNFEHLYIQNPDFLNRYISPEKLYSYLHANLSESIVEIGRSFLGKPIYKLTLGTGKTKVLAWSQMHGNESNATHAMLDLLVTLDKAHELKDELFSRISLDFIFMLNPDGSERWTRLTAEEIDLNRDFHNEASTEIKILKSLAFDKKYDYALNLHEQRTIFTTDGVHPATLSFLAPSENEERSVTENRKKCMAVIGQIYDHLKELIPNQIGRYTDEFYPTSTGDNFIKAGMPTILFEGGHFIDDYTRKGTRKYYTIALYYALKAISELKSETTGWEKYLEIPENLETHYDIIYRNVKLNTEHECILDIAVQFKEILEEGKEEISFIPFVMEVGDVTKRKGWLEIDCTGKRFVSDTKYPKLDAEVSFKIEE
- a CDS encoding UbiA family prenyltransferase, which encodes MNSEKESFQEKNFVSKSLYYRLSQFVGFLIGARFFVALLLTFALYVSTFFLFNQDETFRKFVFDFKVHGIIFCTVLSILAGGIINQFYDFEKDFVVKPFRTRIQSFLKQKYFLYAYLALTVISLGVASFISYRVLIFFIVYQFFMWFYSHKLSRVLILNNLTFVSLTLYPFFGMMVYYETFSKKVLLMAIFLFLMLLCIDIVKDTLTKSADKIFGYKTIPNSFKDKTAKLVIIFLIILTMAVSMKLIAKTGISGFMSYYFSAGLFVMILCIYFILNYSKKSKFFTINTLRFWVFVGIIAMLLNGIEGKL
- a CDS encoding acetyl-CoA C-acyltransferase, whose protein sequence is MKEVFIVSAVRTPIGSFMGSLSTVPATKLGATAVKGALDKINLDPKNVQEIYMGNVLQAGEGQAPARQVALGAGLSNETPSTTINKVCASGMKAVTMAAQAIKAGDADVIVAGGMENMSAVPHYYNARNATKLGDVKMQDGMVLDGLTDVYNKVHMGVCAEKCAADYGFSREDQDNFATQSYKRSANAWSEGKFAEEVVPVSIPQRKGDPIIFAEDEEYKAVNFDRLPTLPTVFKKEDGTVTAANASTLNDGASALILVSKEKMEELGLKPLAKIISYADAAQEPENFTTAPSKALPIALKKAGLELTDIDFFEFNEAFSVVGLANNKILGLDAAKVNVNGGAVALGHPLGSSGSRIIVTLINVLKQNNGKYGAAAICNGGGGASAIVIENM
- a CDS encoding mevalonate kinase family protein, producing MTNPLFYAKIILFGEYGMIEDSQGLVVPYSFYKGTLKFSDSESEFEKKSNQHLQKYSDFLVNLNLPENFSLDVSRFKEDISKGLFFDSNIPQGYGVGSSGALVAAIFEKYCFTKHDPENISRNDLKNIKAIFGEMESYFHGKSSGMDPLICYMNLPILIENKENLGKVAMPKGEEGKGAIFLIDSGITGETGPMIQIFFEKMKTEGFRKTLKEEFIRYNNACIDSFLKKDMNPFFRNLKKLSHWAYEHFRPMIPESIFNIWKKGLDSNAYYLKLCGSGGGGYILGFTKDYEKAEKMLDGFHKEVIYRF
- a CDS encoding DUF4920 domain-containing protein, yielding MKLKSILFLVAISASSLAFSQEQKKSGPPAGNAIVGDTYGSVVTSPESKAMTVDKLAKKLKKDSKKVENVAIKGKVVDVCDKKGCWLTIQTEDDTQFFVKMKDYGFFVPTALKGKNVVLEGNAERKVTSIDEQKHYAEDAKKPQAEIDAITKPKEEIRFVANGIKVVN